From a region of the Castor canadensis chromosome 7, mCasCan1.hap1v2, whole genome shotgun sequence genome:
- the Hmx2 gene encoding homeobox protein HMX2, which translates to MGSKEDVGKGCPTAGGVSSFTIQSILGGGPSEAPREPTGWPARKRSLSVSSEEEEPDDGWKAPACFCPDSHGPKEPGPKHHTPIPFPCLGTPKGSGGTGPTGSERTPFLSPSHPDFKEEKERLLPSGSPSPGPERPRDGGAERQAGAAKKKTRTVFSRSQVYQLESTFDMKRYLSSSERACLASSLQLTETQVKTWFQNRRNKWKRQLSAELEAANMAHASAQTLVGMPLVFRDSSLLRVPVPRSLAFPAPLYYPSSNLSALPLYNLYNKLDY; encoded by the exons ATGGGAAGCAAGGAAGACGTGGGCAAGGGGTGTCCGACGGCCGGTGGCGTCTCCAGCTTCACCATCCAGTCCATCCTGGGCGGGGGCCCCTCGGAGGCGCCGCGGGAGCCCACCGGCTGGCCGGCCAGGAAGCGCAGCCTGTCGGTGTCCTCGGAGGAGGAGGAGCCGGACGACGGCTGGAAGGCGCCGGCTTGCTTCTGCCCAGACTCGCACGGCCCCAAGGAGCCAGGCCCCAAGCaccacacccccatcccttttcCTTGCCTGG GTACCCCCAAGGGCAGCGGAGGCACGGGACCAACGGGATCCGAGCGCAcgcctttcctctctccttcgcACCCGGACtttaaggaagagaaagagaggctcTTGCCCTCAGGCTCGCCCTCGCCTGGGCCGGAGCGGCCGCGGGACGGCGGCGCCGAGCGGCAGGCGGGAGCCGCCAAGAAGAAGACGCGCACGGTTTTCTCGCGCAGCCAGGTGTACCAGCTCGAGTCCACCTTCGACATGAAGCGCTACCTGAGCAGCTCGGAGCGCGCCTGCCTTGCCTCCAGCCTGCAGCTCACCGAGACCCAGGTCAAGACTTGGTTTCAAAACCGCCGCAACAAGTGGAAGCGGCAGCTCTCGGCCGAGCTGGAGGCGGCCAACATGGCGCACGCGTCGGCGCAGACTCTGGTGGGCATGCCGCTTGTGTTCCGGGACAGCTCGCTGCTGCGCGTGCCGGTGCCGCGATCTCTCGCCTTCCCCGCACCACTCTACTATCCCAGCAGCAACCTCTCGGCCTTACCGCTCTACAACCTCTACAACAAGCTCGACTACTGA
- the Hmx3 gene encoding homeobox protein HMX3: MPEPGPDASGTASVPPPQPPPQPPAPKESPFSIKNLLNGDHHRPPPKPQPPPRTLFAPASAAAAAAAAAAAAKGALEGAAGFALSQVGDLAFPRFEIPAQRFALPAHYLERSPAWWYPYTLTPAGGHLPRPEASEKALLRDSSPASGTDRDSPEPLLKADPDHKELDSKSPDEIILEESDSEEGKKDGEAAPGAAGTTVGAAAATTPGAEDWKKGAESPEKKPACRKKKTRTVFSRSQVFQLESTFDMKRYLSSSERAGLAASLHLTETQVKIWFQNRRNKWKRQLAAELEAANLSHAAAQRIVRVPILYHENSAAEGAAAAAAAGAPVPVSQPLLTFPHPVYYSHPVVSSVPLLRPV; this comes from the exons ATGCCGGAGCCCGGGCCCGACGCCTCCGGCACAGCCAGCGTGCCACCTCCGCAGCCGCCGCCCCAGCCTCCGGCGCCTAAGGAATCCCCGTTCTCCATCAAGAACCTGCTCAACGGAGACCACCACCGGCCGCCCCCTAAGCCGCAGCCACCCCCACGGACGCTCTTCGCGCCGGCCTCGGCCGCAGCCGCCGCTGCAGCCGCAGCTGCCGCAGCTAAGGGGGCCCTGGAGGGCGCCGCGGGCTTCGCGCTCTCGCAGGTGGGCGACCTGGCTTTTCCCCGCTTTGAGATCCCAGCGCAGAGGTTTGCCCTGCCTGCGCACTACCTGGAGCGCTCCCCGGCCTGGTGGTACCCCTACACCCTGACCCCCGCCGGCGGCCACCTCCCACGACCTGAAG CCTCAGAGAAGGCCCTTCTGCGAGACTCCTCCCCCGCCTCGGGCACGGATCGCGACTCCCCGGAGCCGCTGCTCAAGGCTGACCCCGATCACAAGGAGCTGGACTCCAAGAGTCCAGACGAGATCATTCTGGAGGAGAGCGactcagaggaaggaaagaaggacggCGAGGCGGCGCCGGGAGCGGCCGGGACGACAGTAGGAGCGGCGGCGGCGACGACGCCGGGCGCTGAGGACTGGAAGAAGGGTGCCGAGAGTCCCGAGAAGAAACCCGCGTGTCGCAAGAAGAAGACGAGAACCGTCTTCTCGCGCAGCCAGGTTTTCCAGCTCGAGTCCACGTTCGACATGAAGCGCTACCTGAGCAGCTCGGAGCGTGCCGGCTTGGCCGCATCGCTGCACCTCACTGAGACGCAGGTCAAGATCTGGTTCCAGAATCGCCGCAACAAGTGGAAGCGACAGCTGGCCGCAGAGCTGGAGGCGGCCAACCTGAGCCACGCTGCAGCGCAGCGCATCGTGCGTGTGCCCATCCTCTATCACGAGAACTCGGCGGCCGAGggtgcggcggcggcggccgccgCAGGGGCACCGGTGCCGGTCAGCCAGCCGCTGCTCACCTTTCCGCATCCAGTCTACTACTCGCACCCGGTAGTCTCGTCCGTGCCGCTGCTGCGGCCGGTCTGA